A region from the Pseudomonadota bacterium genome encodes:
- a CDS encoding flagellar biosynthesis anti-sigma factor FlgM, whose amino-acid sequence MNDNDSNQQKTPRRRGITSITLQWVAEKFRRAQRIKDALARGTYEVDSNKVAKAMLDSEKDPH is encoded by the coding sequence ATGAACGACAACGATAGCAATCAACAGAAAACACCCCGCAGAAGAGGTATTACCTCAATCACCCTGCAGTGGGTCGCAGAGAAGTTCCGCCGTGCGCAACGCATCAAAGATGCCCTCGCTCGTGGAACCTATGAGGTGGATTCCAACAAGGTCGCCAAAGCGATGCTTGATAGCGAGAAGGATCCGCATTAG